A single genomic interval of Staphylococcus hyicus harbors:
- the guaC gene encoding GMP reductase, whose product MKIFDYEDIQLIPNKSIVKSRSEIDTSIQFGPKRFKLPVVPANMQTVMNETLAEWFAENDYFYIMHRFDEAARLPFVKKMKDKGLFASISVGVKEGEFKFIESLKEADLSPEYITIDIAHGHSDQVIEMIQHIKKLLPEVFVIAGNVGTPEGVRELENAGADATKVGIGPGRVCITKIKTGFGTGGWQLAAVNHCSKAARKPIIADGGIRTHGDIAKSVRFGASMVMIGSLFAAHDESPGETVEVDGKKYKEYFGSASEYQKGERKNVEGKKMFVEHKGSLKDTLTEMQEDLQSSISYAGGKDIGALRKVDYVIVRNSIFNGDRD is encoded by the coding sequence ATGAAAATTTTTGATTACGAAGATATTCAACTCATACCGAATAAAAGCATTGTGAAAAGTCGTTCTGAAATTGATACATCTATTCAATTTGGCCCAAAACGTTTTAAGTTACCGGTTGTGCCTGCAAATATGCAAACGGTAATGAATGAAACGTTAGCAGAGTGGTTCGCTGAAAATGATTACTTCTATATAATGCATCGTTTTGATGAAGCTGCACGTCTGCCTTTCGTTAAAAAAATGAAAGATAAAGGATTGTTTGCTTCCATTTCTGTAGGTGTAAAAGAAGGAGAATTCAAGTTTATTGAATCACTTAAAGAAGCAGACCTTTCACCAGAATACATCACGATTGATATCGCACATGGTCACTCAGATCAGGTGATTGAAATGATTCAACATATTAAAAAATTATTACCTGAAGTATTTGTTATTGCTGGTAATGTTGGTACGCCAGAAGGTGTGCGTGAACTTGAAAATGCTGGTGCAGATGCTACTAAAGTGGGTATTGGTCCAGGTCGTGTATGTATTACAAAAATCAAAACAGGTTTTGGCACAGGTGGTTGGCAACTTGCAGCAGTGAATCATTGTAGTAAGGCTGCACGTAAACCAATTATTGCTGATGGTGGCATTCGTACACACGGCGATATTGCTAAATCTGTACGTTTTGGTGCTTCGATGGTGATGATTGGTTCTTTATTTGCAGCTCATGATGAGTCTCCAGGTGAAACAGTAGAAGTTGATGGTAAAAAGTATAAAGAATATTTTGGTAGTGCATCTGAATATCAAAAAGGTGAACGTAAAAATGTTGAAGGCAAAAAAATGTTTGTAGAACATAAAGGTTCACTAAAAGATACCCTTACTGAGATGCAAGAGGACTTACAAAGTTCTATATCTTATGCGGGTGGTAAAGATATCGGTGCACTACGAAAAGTGGATTATGTGATTGTAAGAAATTCGATTTTCAACGGTGATAGAGACTAA
- the tkt gene encoding transketolase yields MFGQKDTHAVNTIRALSIDAIEKANSGHPGLPMGAAPMAYTLWTQHLNFNPNSNTYFNRDRFVLSAGHGSALLYSLLHVSGSLELEELKQFRQWDSKTPGHPEYNHTKGVEITTGPLGQGFAMSVGMAMAEKHLAAKFNQDDISVVDHYTYVLASDGDLMEGISHEAASLAGHLKLDKLITLYDSNDISLDGKTNKSFSEDIKKRFEAYGWNHILVTDGNDMEAINNAIVKAKSQEGPTIIEVKTIIGYGSPNKSNSHSSHGAPLGEEERELTFKNYELDATQTFQVDDSVYEIFNETMIKRADEHEAAWKKDLEAYAEKYPELAKEFKLAIAGELPENYDEALPRFELGHKAASRADSGEIIQAIGKSVPSFFGGSADLASSNKSNVKAEGDFSAEDGTGKNVWFGVREFAMAAAVNGMAAHGGLHPYGATFFVFSDYLKPALRLSSIMGVRSTFIFTHDSIAVGEDGPTHEPIEQLAGLRAIPNLNVIRPADGNETRVAWKVALESNNTPTALVLTRQGLPVLDVEESKLEEGVRKGAYVVYETEKAPEYVLLASGSEVSLVIEVAKDLEQRGKGVRVVSMPNWHAFEQQSKAYQEEVLLPEVSKRVAVEMGATLGWHKYVGMKGIVVGIDRYGASAPGDLVVEKYGFTKENILSQIESL; encoded by the coding sequence ATGTTTGGACAAAAAGACACACATGCAGTAAATACCATCCGTGCGCTTAGCATTGATGCAATTGAGAAAGCGAATTCTGGTCACCCTGGTTTACCAATGGGTGCTGCACCAATGGCTTACACACTTTGGACGCAACATTTAAATTTTAATCCTAATTCTAATACGTATTTCAATCGCGACCGTTTTGTTTTATCTGCGGGTCATGGTTCTGCACTTTTATATAGCTTGCTTCACGTTTCTGGCAGCTTAGAATTAGAAGAGTTAAAGCAATTTAGACAGTGGGATTCCAAAACACCAGGACATCCTGAATACAACCATACAAAAGGTGTAGAAATTACAACAGGGCCACTAGGTCAAGGTTTTGCTATGTCAGTAGGTATGGCAATGGCTGAAAAACACTTAGCTGCAAAATTCAATCAAGATGATATTTCTGTTGTAGATCATTATACTTACGTATTAGCTTCTGATGGCGACTTAATGGAAGGAATTTCTCATGAAGCTGCATCTTTAGCGGGTCATCTAAAATTAGATAAACTAATCACTTTATATGACTCAAATGATATTTCCTTAGACGGCAAAACAAATAAGTCTTTCTCTGAAGACATTAAAAAACGTTTTGAAGCGTATGGTTGGAATCATATCCTTGTTACAGACGGTAATGATATGGAAGCCATCAACAACGCAATTGTAAAAGCAAAATCTCAAGAAGGACCTACAATCATTGAAGTAAAAACAATCATTGGTTATGGTTCTCCAAATAAATCTAACAGTCACAGTTCTCACGGTGCACCACTAGGTGAAGAAGAACGTGAATTAACATTCAAAAATTATGAATTAGACGCGACTCAAACATTCCAAGTGGATGATAGTGTGTATGAAATCTTTAATGAAACGATGATCAAACGTGCAGACGAACATGAAGCTGCATGGAAAAAAGATTTGGAAGCATATGCTGAAAAATATCCTGAACTTGCGAAAGAGTTTAAATTAGCCATTGCAGGAGAATTACCTGAAAACTATGACGAAGCGTTACCACGTTTCGAGTTAGGTCACAAAGCGGCTTCTCGTGCAGATTCTGGAGAAATCATTCAAGCCATTGGTAAATCTGTACCTTCATTCTTCGGTGGTTCAGCTGACTTAGCGTCATCAAATAAATCGAACGTTAAAGCTGAAGGCGACTTCTCTGCAGAAGATGGCACAGGTAAAAATGTCTGGTTTGGTGTGCGTGAATTTGCGATGGCAGCTGCAGTGAATGGTATGGCAGCACACGGGGGGTTACATCCTTATGGTGCAACTTTCTTTGTATTTAGTGATTACTTAAAACCAGCGTTACGTCTTTCTTCTATTATGGGTGTGCGTTCAACGTTCATTTTCACGCATGATTCGATTGCGGTTGGTGAAGATGGTCCAACACACGAACCAATTGAGCAATTAGCTGGTTTACGTGCGATCCCTAACTTAAACGTGATTCGTCCAGCAGATGGCAATGAAACACGTGTCGCTTGGAAAGTTGCCTTAGAATCTAACAACACACCTACAGCACTCGTATTAACACGTCAAGGATTACCAGTGTTAGATGTCGAAGAATCAAAACTTGAAGAAGGTGTACGTAAAGGGGCTTACGTTGTATATGAAACAGAAAAAGCACCAGAATACGTATTGTTAGCTTCGGGTTCTGAAGTGAGCTTAGTTATTGAAGTTGCGAAAGATCTTGAGCAACGTGGTAAAGGTGTACGTGTCGTGTCAATGCCAAACTGGCATGCATTTGAACAACAGTCGAAAGCTTATCAAGAAGAGGTATTACTTCCAGAAGTATCTAAACGTGTTGCAGTTGAAATGGGTGCAACGCTTGGATGGCATAAATATGTAGGTATGAAAGGTATTGTTGTTGGTATTGACCGTTATGGTGCAAGTGCGCCTGGAGATTTAGTAGTTGAAAAATATGGTTTCACTAAAGAAAATATTCTTTCTCAAATCGAATCATTATAA
- the rpmG gene encoding 50S ribosomal protein L33 has product MRVNVTLACTECGDRNYITTKNKRTNPERIEMMKYCPRLNKHTLHRETK; this is encoded by the coding sequence ATGCGCGTTAATGTGACATTAGCATGTACTGAATGTGGTGACCGTAACTACATCACTACGAAAAACAAACGTACGAATCCTGAGCGTATCGAAATGATGAAATATTGCCCAAGATTAAACAAACATACGTTACACAGAGAAACGAAATAA
- a CDS encoding DUF896 domain-containing protein codes for MLSQEKLQRINALAKKKKSEGLTEAEAKEQSRLRSEYLASFRNSFKDQIEHTKVIDPEGNDVTPKKLKEIQKQNHTRR; via the coding sequence ATGCTTAGTCAAGAAAAATTACAGCGTATTAATGCACTAGCAAAGAAAAAGAAAAGTGAAGGTTTGACCGAAGCTGAAGCAAAAGAACAATCACGCTTAAGAAGTGAATATCTTGCTTCATTTCGAAATAGTTTTAAAGATCAAATCGAACATACTAAAGTGATTGACCCTGAGGGTAATGACGTGACACCTAAAAAATTAAAAGAAATTCAAAAGCAAAATCATACACGTCGTTAG
- the lexA gene encoding transcriptional repressor LexA, which produces MRELTKRQEEIFEFIKHIVQTKGYPPSVREIGEAVGLASSSTVHGHLSRLEEKGYIRRDPTKPRAIEIVSELMGEPVNMEETIYVPVIGKVTAGTPITAVENVEEYYPLPEHFTSTHNGQIFILNVVGDSMIEAGILDGDKVIVRSQSIAENGDIIVAMTEDDEATVKRFYKEKNRYRLQPENSSLDPIYLEHVTVLGKVVGLFREL; this is translated from the coding sequence ATGAGAGAACTGACAAAAAGACAAGAAGAAATATTTGAATTTATCAAACATATTGTTCAAACGAAAGGTTATCCGCCAAGTGTTCGTGAAATTGGAGAAGCTGTTGGATTGGCTTCAAGTTCAACCGTGCACGGCCATTTATCACGCCTTGAAGAGAAAGGTTACATCCGTCGTGACCCTACAAAACCTCGAGCAATCGAAATCGTAAGTGAGCTCATGGGTGAACCAGTAAATATGGAAGAAACAATTTATGTACCCGTTATCGGTAAAGTTACCGCTGGTACGCCGATTACTGCTGTGGAAAATGTTGAAGAATATTACCCACTTCCTGAACACTTTACTTCTACACATAATGGCCAAATCTTTATTTTAAATGTTGTAGGAGACAGTATGATTGAAGCTGGCATTTTAGATGGCGATAAAGTAATCGTAAGAAGCCAATCAATCGCAGAAAATGGCGATATCATTGTAGCAATGACGGAAGATGATGAAGCCACAGTAAAACGTTTCTATAAAGAAAAAAATCGTTATCGCTTACAACCTGAAAATAGTAGTTTAGATCCTATCTACTTAGAACATGTCACTGTGCTAGGTAAAGTAGTAGGCCTATTTAGAGAACTGTAA
- the rpsN gene encoding 30S ribosomal protein S14: protein MAKKSKIAKEQKREALVAKYAELRRELKAKGDYEALRKLPRDSSPTRLTRRCKVTGRPRGVLRKFEMSRIAFREHAHKGQIPGVKKSSW, encoded by the coding sequence ATGGCGAAAAAATCTAAAATTGCCAAAGAACAAAAGCGTGAAGCTTTAGTTGCAAAATACGCTGAATTAAGACGCGAACTTAAAGCAAAAGGTGATTATGAAGCTTTAAGAAAATTACCAAGAGATTCATCACCAACACGTTTAACACGTAGATGTAAAGTAACGGGTCGTCCAAGAGGCGTGTTACGTAAATTTGAAATGTCACGTATTGCTTTCAGAGAGCATGCACATAAAGGGCAAATTCCTGGCGTGAAAAAATCAAGTTGGTAA
- a CDS encoding catalase: MRREEPTKLTGLFGHPVGDRENTATAGPRGPLLMQDPYFLEQMSHFDREVIPERRMHAKGSGAFGTFTVTNDITQYTCAKIFSEVGKKTEMFARFSTVAGERGAADAERDIRGFALKFYTEEGNWDLVGNNTPVFFFRDPKLFVSLNRAVKRDPRTNMRSAQNNWDFWTSLPEALHQVTILMTDRGIPKGYRHMHGFGSHTYGMINANNERVWVKFHFRTQQGIENIQPEEAAKIVGEDRESSQRDLYNAIENGDFPKWKMYIQVMTEEQAKHHKDNPFDLTKVWFKDEYPLIEVGEFELNRNPDNYFQDVEQAAFAPTNIIPGIDFSPDKMLQGRLFSYGDAQRYRLGVNHWQIPVNQPKGVGVNNICPFSRDGQMRILDGNQGSQTHYYPNSYGVHESQPEYKRPPLELHGDAYEYNFREDDDNYFEQPGKLFRLQSPEQQQRMFKNTADEMEGTTDEVKHRHIRHCYQADPDYGKGVAKALGMLDQLDFILAGIK, translated from the coding sequence ATGCGTCGTGAAGAACCAACTAAATTAACTGGTTTATTTGGCCACCCAGTTGGAGATCGTGAAAACACAGCCACAGCGGGCCCGCGTGGTCCATTATTAATGCAAGACCCATACTTCTTAGAACAAATGTCTCATTTTGATCGTGAAGTGATTCCAGAAAGACGTATGCATGCGAAAGGATCAGGTGCGTTTGGTACATTTACCGTGACCAATGATATTACACAATATACATGTGCCAAAATTTTTTCAGAAGTGGGGAAAAAGACTGAGATGTTCGCACGTTTTTCAACGGTAGCAGGTGAACGTGGAGCAGCTGACGCTGAACGTGATATTCGAGGTTTCGCATTAAAATTCTATACAGAAGAAGGTAACTGGGACTTAGTAGGAAATAACACACCCGTATTTTTCTTTAGAGATCCAAAACTATTTGTAAGTTTAAACCGCGCAGTGAAACGTGATCCAAGAACGAATATGAGAAGTGCACAAAATAATTGGGACTTTTGGACTTCTTTACCTGAAGCATTGCATCAAGTGACGATTTTAATGACAGATCGAGGTATTCCGAAAGGGTATCGTCATATGCATGGGTTTGGTTCACACACATACGGTATGATTAACGCAAACAATGAGCGTGTATGGGTGAAATTCCATTTCCGTACGCAACAAGGTATTGAAAATATTCAACCTGAAGAAGCGGCTAAAATCGTCGGTGAAGATCGTGAATCATCTCAACGCGATTTATATAATGCAATCGAAAACGGTGACTTTCCTAAATGGAAAATGTATATTCAAGTAATGACAGAAGAACAAGCTAAACACCATAAAGATAATCCATTTGACTTAACAAAAGTATGGTTCAAAGATGAATATCCACTTATTGAAGTTGGTGAATTCGAATTGAATCGTAACCCCGATAACTATTTCCAAGATGTAGAACAAGCTGCTTTTGCACCTACAAACATTATTCCTGGTATTGATTTCTCCCCAGACAAAATGTTACAAGGTCGTTTGTTCTCTTATGGAGATGCACAACGTTATCGCTTAGGGGTTAACCACTGGCAAATCCCTGTGAACCAACCAAAAGGTGTGGGTGTAAACAATATTTGTCCTTTCAGTCGTGACGGTCAAATGCGCATACTAGATGGAAACCAAGGCAGTCAAACCCACTATTATCCTAATAGTTATGGTGTACATGAAAGTCAACCAGAATACAAGCGACCGCCTTTAGAGCTTCATGGAGATGCATATGAATATAATTTCAGAGAAGACGACGATAATTATTTTGAACAACCTGGTAAATTGTTCCGTTTACAATCTCCAGAGCAGCAACAACGTATGTTCAAAAATACGGCAGATGAAATGGAAGGTACGACAGATGAAGTAAAACATCGTCATATTCGACATTGTTACCAAGCAGATCCAGATTATGGTAAAGGTGTCGCTAAAGCGTTAGGCATGTTAGATCAATTAGACTTTATTTTAGCGGGAATTAAATAA
- a CDS encoding CAP domain-containing protein, translated as MSIKSFISFLILGFVIVLTIPVQPTDATQKLAQPVTTKVDQLVDSNKSHTALKTPDQQAFAIRNIQINMSQKDVEAKLGKASAVLDNEYGTKWHVYHNKFNDFILVSYINGKVHGLFTNQNIITSKSGIKYNTPQNVVRDKLGKPLEGIKKGNTLYRQNNDEYDVFEKDGIYTTAFYDKHRSNQLTALLQVSKEMENRLNGQYGAPSKGLAQSYEKLDYYLVNATRVQNNLKALNYSEALADTARKHSHDMAVNQYFEHTNLKGESPFDRMKKDGHQYRTAAENLAYGQQSAIFAHQGLMNSAGHRKNILHPNVSTLGVGVDFNKNKQPYWTENYTG; from the coding sequence ATTTCTATTAAATCATTCATATCTTTTCTCATACTCGGTTTTGTCATTGTATTAACGATTCCGGTTCAACCTACAGATGCGACACAAAAATTGGCGCAACCTGTTACTACCAAAGTAGATCAACTTGTTGACAGTAATAAATCACATACAGCATTAAAGACTCCAGATCAACAAGCGTTTGCGATACGCAACATTCAGATTAACATGTCACAAAAAGATGTAGAGGCGAAACTCGGTAAAGCATCAGCTGTACTTGATAATGAATACGGTACAAAATGGCATGTATATCATAACAAGTTTAATGACTTTATCTTAGTAAGTTATATTAATGGTAAAGTTCATGGTTTATTTACGAATCAAAATATCATTACTTCTAAATCAGGTATTAAATACAACACACCACAAAATGTGGTGCGTGATAAATTAGGTAAACCCCTTGAAGGAATCAAAAAAGGAAATACATTATACCGCCAAAATAACGATGAATATGATGTGTTTGAGAAAGATGGCATCTATACAACTGCATTTTATGATAAACATCGTAGCAATCAGTTAACTGCGCTTTTACAAGTGAGTAAAGAGATGGAAAACCGATTAAATGGTCAGTATGGTGCCCCTTCAAAAGGTTTAGCTCAAAGTTATGAAAAACTAGACTATTATTTAGTCAATGCAACACGCGTACAAAACAATTTAAAAGCATTAAACTACTCTGAAGCGTTAGCTGACACTGCACGTAAACATAGTCATGATATGGCAGTGAATCAGTATTTTGAACATACGAATTTAAAAGGTGAATCACCATTTGATCGTATGAAAAAAGATGGACACCAGTATAGAACAGCAGCGGAAAACCTTGCTTATGGTCAACAAAGTGCAATCTTTGCGCACCAAGGGTTGATGAATTCTGCAGGTCACCGAAAAAACATCCTACATCCTAATGTATCCACACTTGGTGTAGGGGTAGACTTCAATAAAAATAAACAACCTTATTGGACTGAAAATTATACTGGATAA
- the sosA gene encoding DNA damage-induced cell division inhibitor SosA: MMKVKLNEIYLYVSVFVASMIIFFVFFIMTSQTAHTEQTYEMTDHQINSNQTEHVQKYEQKSKDQQNVLAVTVR; encoded by the coding sequence ATGATGAAAGTGAAATTAAATGAAATATATCTATATGTATCTGTTTTTGTTGCTTCTATGATTATCTTTTTCGTATTCTTTATAATGACAAGTCAAACTGCGCATACAGAACAAACGTACGAAATGACAGACCATCAAATTAATTCTAATCAAACGGAACACGTACAAAAATACGAACAAAAATCAAAGGATCAACAAAATGTGCTCGCTGTGACAGTTCGATAG